The following are encoded in a window of Ictalurus punctatus breed USDA103 chromosome 13, Coco_2.0, whole genome shotgun sequence genomic DNA:
- the znf646 gene encoding zinc finger protein 646 yields the protein MQQPGKTKGFLCKHCGIACSNMPSLLEHTETCHQSEDDRKFKCDECGRGYRHAGSLANHKKTHDIGSFQCHICSRRLSNALALKSHLRIHTTRKKYTCMDCGEGFRLANQLATHQKVHHNRGFQERTKNNQLKRNRAGGICDDEQLQQIDEQDFNIIPELPSDLELDVAPDNGFSNGLMSELIPSSATEHDTAGDDEDRPFKCDMCEKTYRHHGSLINHKKTHQMGIFECSVCFKQFNNLAALTSHQRIHSKTRSHPSTVSPLTPEAYTDSTSEQVSKVLQNGATNIHFCHLCQSAFPNDDEFQNHIMLHNSSSVSFELPISTPEDHPFSYSINQSPESNPYPSSSDTPPLPPLLDKAVDYDQTQGPMENGHIYVPHPIGDEPTLLDTQGEHLALPSANLNPELSEQATDDKQDQSGSSDRRFKCNVCGKSYRHAGSLINHKRSHQTGIFQCSICRKNYPHLAALRSHLRIHKGRPSMVIPSAEGDWLSSEPLTHEGFPHEDEVSGILGLPQDMGDSVHMNSDEENINDHDGPEFQEQFDSSFSEDRHMDLPQDEALMERHMCADCGKTFTDIAGIKSHMCPLLNQQYQSNSISPDCEMDFKSADYKHAVGDSGEQMVFEGHNGSDLTYFHDTMHDQMMSDNEDKLHCKNSDEEDEEDDGEMYQCSVCGKHYTSMRELRSHLRGHTQIHGTPSTSGPSSMSSLEAEKDDEPGQVQQGDCDLIICSTCGESFTKKQDLLAHQLLHSNTVDGQPEQYVTPDQNEHQPKEEKESIICGKCGVVCTSVAQLESHNCPGQCNENLEEYDEKTDIVNALRQEPEYFKESPDSGERLYKCDQCGRSYRHAGSLLNHKKSHKTGVFRCFVCQKRFYNLLALKNHQRTHFDVKKHSCTECGKAFKIHKQLLNHQRVHRENKAKIEELNKQIQALMEMSGSVSVSGMQAVNASRKRRGRRRKQKDIPGSVESSPEKDGHSGDPNDPRPFVCDQCGRSYRHAGSLVNHKNSHKTGEYYCAVCNNTYSNQLAMKNHLRIHFSVKKHCCQDCGKAFRGKKQLLNHTCKHNRKNAALKGKGRGRRRAKDLTCKKCSLVFPTAEQLAGHSCSKDRDPESTPAATDHNHNGDSFVVKEERPFKCNICGRSYRHAGSLLNHKNTHKTGHFTCSFCAKPFSNPMALRNHTRIHTQKKKYVCTTCGKAFRLSSILYNHQKIHARGVTHYSCHTCGKRFKRKSGLKRHRCYRNGSSASPLSQDEGDKCYMCDQCGRSYRHAGSLLNHKKTHSADLLHCSLCLKTFTDHLELQSHSQMARHCCPDCGKTFCEFSHLQSHMEVHSKGLPYYCSVCQQNFPNLASFEQHQEVHHSMQEQSRHQQDLQMSQGLDWDSGLNQQLGFSKMDPEFSQMHEGFSDQEDQQESGDAFDKEEKSHVCEHCGRSYRHAGSLLNHKNSHKTGSFFCSVCQKEFTNLMALKNHRRIHTEPKRYQCLECGKAFRVSTQLICHRRIHTKEKPFSCVLCDKRFSSKSNLRHHQKLHQNAQQSFESSFNMDPNAFMGLGVEPFL from the exons ATGCAACAGCCAGGCAAGACCAAAGGCTTTTTATGTAAGCACTGTGGTATAGCATGTTCCAACATGCCCAGTCTATTGGAGCACACAGAAACCTGTCATCAGTCCGAGGATGATCGGAAATTCAAATGCGACGAATGCGGACGGGGATACAGGCACGCTGGTAGTTTGGCTAATCATAAGAAAACTCATGACATTGGCTCCTTTCAGTGTCACATATGTTCTCGGAGGCTGTCCAACGCATTGGCTCTCAAAAGTCATTTGCGTATTCACACAACGCGAAAGAAGTATACTTGCATGGACTGTGGTGAAGGTTTTCGCCTCGCGAATCAACTGGCAACTCACCAAAAGGTGCATCATAATAGAGGGTTTCAGGAAAGAACCAAGAACAATCAGCTGAAACGTAATCGGGCTGGAGGCATTTGTGATGACGAGCAATTACAGCAAATAGATGAGCAGGATTTCAATATAATCCCAGAACTGCCATCAGACTTAGAGTTGGATGTTGCCCCTGATAATGGCTTCAGCAATGGTTTGATGTCCGAGTTGATTCCAAGCTCTGCTACTGAACATGACACCGCTGGTGATGATGAGGACCGGCCGTTTAAATGCGACATGTGCGAGAAGACCTATAGGCATCATGGAAGCCTGATAAATCACAAGAAAACTCACCAGATGGGCATATTTGAGTGTTCAGTCTGTTTCAAACAGTTCAACAATCTCGCTGCCCTTACCAGTCACCAACGAATCCACAGTAAAACTAGAAGTCATCCCAGCACGGTTAGCCCATTGACCCCTGAGGCTTACACAGACTCTACGTCAGAACAGGTGTCAAAAGTGTTGCAGAATGGAGCCACAAATATCCATTTCTGCCACCTTTGTCAGTCAGCATTTCCGAATGATGATGAGTTTCAAAATCACATCATGTTGCATAACTCATCTTCAGTATCCTTTGAGCTCCCTATTAGCACACCGGAGGACCATCCTTTTTCATACAGTATTAATCAGTCACCTGAGTCTAATCCATATCCATCCTCCAGTGACACTCCACCATTGCCTCCATTACTCGATAAAGCTGTTGATTATGACCAAACCCAGGGACCAATGGAAAATGGTCATATATATGTACCTCACCCCATTGGTGATGAACCAACTCTTTTAGATACTCAGGGAGAGCATCTGGCCCTGCCTTCAGCAAACCTCAACCCTGAACTTTCTGAGCAAGCTACTGATGATAAACAAGATCAATCTGGTAGCTCAGACCGACGTTTTAAATGTAACGTTTGTGGCAAGAGCTACCGACATGCAGGTAGTCTCATCAACCACAAGCGTTCCCATCAGACAGGTATTTTCCAGTGCTCTATTTGCCGTAAGAACTACCCCCATCTGGCTGCCCTGCGCAGCCACCTTCGCATCCACAAGGGGAGACCTTCTATGGTGATTCCCAGTGCTGAAGGTGACTGGCTTTCCTCAGAACCCCTGACACATGAAGGCTTTCCTCATGAAGATGAGGTAAGTGGCATTCTGGGCCTTCCTCAGGATATGGGAGACTCTGTACACATGAATTCTGATGAGGAGAATATCAATGATCATGATGGCCCAGAATTCCAGGAACAGTTTGACAGTTCGTTCTCTGAGGACAGACACATGGACCTACCTCAGGATGAAGCCCTCATGGAGAGGCACATGTGCGCAGACTGTGGAAAGACATTTACTGATATTGCAGGGATCAAGTCACACATGTGCCCTCTCTTGAATCAGCAGTATCAGTCAAACAGTATCAGTCCAGATTGTGAAATGGACTTTAAGTCTGCAGATTATAAACATGCTGTGGGAGATTCAGGGGAGCAAATGGTTTTTGAGGGACACAATGGCAGTGATCTTACTTACTTTCATGACACTATGCATGATCAGATGATGAGTGACAATGAAGATAAACTTCACTGCAAAAATAGCGATGAAGAGGACGAGGAGGATGATGGAGAGATGTATCAGTGTTCCGTGTGTGGGAAGCACTACACCAGCATGCGGGAGCTCAGGAGCCATCTCCGTGGTCACACTCAAATCCATGGAACCCCATCAACGTCAGGCCCCTCCTCGATGTCCTCACTCGAGGCAGAGAAAGATGATGAACCAGGTCAGGTCCAGCAAGGTGACTGTGATCTGATTATCTGTAGCACTTGTGGAGAAAGTTTCACAAAAAAACAGGACCTTCTAGCTCATCAGCTTTTACATAGCAATACAGTGGATGGACAACCAGAACAATATGTAACACCGGACCAGAATGAGCACCAaccaaaagaagaaaaggagagtATTATCTGTGGGAAGTGTGGTGTAGTCTGTACCAGTGTTGCTCAACTTGAGAGTCATAATTGCCCTGGACAGTGTAATGAGAATCTTGAAGAGTATGATGAAAAAACAGATATTGTCAATGCTCTCAGACAAGAGCCTGAATATTTTAAGGAGAGTCCAGACAGCGGAGAGAGACTCTACAAATGTGACCAGTGTGGCCGTTCATACAGACATGCAGGCTCacttttaaatcacaaaaagtCACACAAAACGGGAGTGTTCCGTTGCTTTGTTTGTCAGAAGCGCTTTTACAACTTGTTGGCCCTTAAGAACCACCAGAGAACACATTTTGATGTTAAGAA GCATAGTTGCACAGAATGTGGGAAAGCTTTTAAAATCCACAAACAACTGTTGAACCATCAGAGAGTTCATCGGGAAAACAAGGCCAAGATTGAGGAACTCAACAAACAGATTCAGGCCCTCATGGAGATGAGTGGGAGTGTCTCTGTGAGTGGGATGCAGGCGGTCAACGCAAGCAGAAAAAGACGCGGCCGACGCCGCAAGCAAAAGGACATTCCTGGTAGTGTGGAGTCCAGCCCAGAAAAAGACGGCCACTCGGGGGATCCTAATGACCCACGGCCTTTTGTCTGTGACCAATGTGGGCGGAGTTATCGGCATGCTGGTAGTCTGGTCAACCACAAAAACTCGCACAAGACAGGAGAATATTATTGTGCCGTCTGCAACAATACCTACAGCAACCAGTTAGCGATGAAGAACCATTTACGTATTCACTTCTCGGTCAAAAAGCACTGCTGCCAGGACTGTGGGAAGGCATTCCGGGGCAAGAAACAATTACTGAACCATACTTGTAAACACAATCGCAAGAATGCAGCATTGAAAGGAAAGGGTAGAGGTCGGAGACGAGCAAAGGATTTAACATGCAAGAAATGCAGCCTGGTATTTCCCACTGCTGAGCAACTTGCAGGCCACAGCTGTAGCAAAGACCGTGACCCTGAGTCTACCCCTGCAGCCACTGACCATAACCACAATGGAGATTCATTTGTGGTGAAAGAGGAAAGGCCTTTTAAGTGTAACATTTGTGGTCGAAGCTACCGTCATGCTGGCAGTCTGTTGAAccacaagaacacacacaaaactggcCATTTCACCTGCTCCTTCTGTGCCAAGCCTTTTTCCAATCCCATGGCATTACGTAATCACACTCGCATCCACACgcagaaaaagaaatatgtcTGCACAACCTGTGGCAAAGCTTTCCGTCTCTCTAGCATCCTGTACAATCACCAAAAGATCCATGCCAGAGGAGTTACCCATTACAGCTGCCATACATGTGGGAAGAGGTTTAAGAGAAAATCTGGACTTAAGAGGCATCGTTGTTATAGAAATGGCTCGTCAGCCTCCCCACTCAGTCAGGATGAAGGTGACAAGTGTTACAT GTGTGATCAGTGTGGACGCTCTTACAGACACGCTGGATCTCTTCTCAACCATAAAAAGACTCATTCGGCTGACCTGCTCCACTGTAGTCTCTGCCTGAAAACCTTCACTGATCATCTGGAACTCCAGAGCCACTCCCAGATGGCCCGTCACTGCTGCCCAGATTGTGGAAAGACCTTTTGCGAGTTTTCACACCTGCAGAGCCACATGGAGGTTCACAGCAAGGGACTCCCTTATTACTGCAGTGTTTGCCAGCAGAACTTCCCCAACTTGGCCAGCTTTGAGCAGCACCAGGAGGTTCACCATAGCATGCAAGAACAGTCCCGTCATCAGCAAGACCTTCAGATGTCGCAGGGTTTGGATTGGGACTCTGGACTTAACCAACAACTGGGTTTCTCCAAAATGGATCCAGAGTTTAGCCAAATGCACGAAGGCTTCTCTGACCAGGAAGATCAGCAAGAGAGTGGTGACGCATTTGATAAAGAGGAGAAGAGCCATGTGTGTGAGCACTGCGGGCGTTCATATCGGCATGCTGGATCCCTGCTCAACCAcaaaaacagccacaaaacgGGCTCCTTTTTCTGCTCAGTGTGTCAAAAGGAGTTCACCAACCTGATGGCACTGAAAAACCACCGGCGAATTCACACAGAGCCCAAGCGCTATCAGTGCCTGGAATGCGGCAAGGCGTTCCGCGTGTCTACCCAGCTCATCTGCCACAGACGCATTCATACTAAAGAGAAGCCTTTCTCCTGCGTTCTCTGTGATAAGCGCTTCTCCAGCAAGTCCAACCTGCGACACCACCAGAAGTTGCACCAGAATGCCCAGCAGTCCTTTGAGTCCTCCTTCAACATGGATCCAAATGCCTTCATGGGACTGGGTGTGGAGCCTTTCCTCTGA
- the znf668 gene encoding zinc finger protein 668, giving the protein MMASPQPGSPPTAEQHTPTPEIEPIEESENTAEKPTKRRNKGKPSKSQNLFKCSDCQDAFSSSSALQSHKLSAHGQDKQQPYTCGQCSKTFSSRAQLSKHQRSHSAERPFQCPQCHKAYKTHTELRNHSRSHTGEKPFVCTECGKAFMQAICLRIHMTQHSGERPHSCPHCSKSYPTLSKLKVHQRSHTGEKPYFCAECGKSFADPSVYRKHRRNHQGHRPYSCQQCSKTYTELKDLKNHERSHTGEKPYLCSDCGKAFSRSSSLACHLRIHSQSKPYQCEQCGKGFTQLSSYQSHLRTHSGEKPFLCPQCGKMFSDPSSFRRHQRAHQGFKPYPCDKCTKRFRQPADLAVHQRVHSGQRPYKCQNCDKAFVASWDLRRHMLVHTGLRPFSCTDCGKSFAERSSLNKHRRVHSGERPFKCQMCFKSFVMSSSLRKHERTHLPERPVRQEQPTESEQVFPQNTRPQFSCVHCEMIIFGTWEEVQAHTSLHAISPPSDSTNIRTGPFICETCQAEFPQLSELQAHEKVHPKPRPHICDSCGKGFLNKAGLRKHQRIHSNSRPHCCAVCGKSFLFAAYLRKHLRTHRDNQSSSPLPQTDVTHTQPLPSPSSASSPVKSEPAAISLTVPVIVPATAFQTLSGHVYINKEEDI; this is encoded by the coding sequence ATGATGGCCTCACCTCAGCCAGGCAGCCCACCTACAGCTGAGCAGCACACTCCAACTCCTGAGATTGAGCCCATTGAAGAGAGTGAGAATACAGCTGAGAAACCAACtaaaagaagaaacaaaggAAAACCGTCAAAATCTCAGAACCTATTTAAATGCTCAGACTGCCAGGACGCATTTTCCAGCTCCTCTGCTCTACAGAGCCATAAGCTCTCAGCTCACGGTCAAGACAAGCAGCAGCCGTACACCTGTGGCCAATGCAGCAAGACCTTCTCAAGCCGTGCTCAACTCTCTAAGCATCAGCGCTCGCATTCAGCTGAGCGTCCATTCCAATGCCCTCAGTGCCATAAAGCATACAAGACTCATACCGAGTTGCGCAATCACAGCCGCTCCCACACTGGAGAAAAACCCTTTGTTTGTACTGAATGTGGCAAGGCATTTATGCAGGCCATCTGCCTGCGCATTCACATGACACAACACAGTGGCGAGAGGCCTCATTCTTGCCCGCACTGCTCTAAGAGCTATCCTACGCTGTCCAAGCTGAAAGTTCACCAGCGCTcccacacaggagagaagccttATTTCTGTGCAGAATGTGGCAAGAGTTTCGCCGACCCCTCTGTGTACCGCAAGCATCGGCGCAATCACCAAGGTCACCGGCCATATTCCTGCCAACAGTGTTCCAAGACATATACGGAACTCAAGGATCTGAAGAACCACGAACGTTCTCATACTGGTGAAAAGCCATACCTTTGCTCAGACTGTGGCAAGGCCTTCTCACGCTCCTCCTCCTTGGCCTGTCACCTGCGTATTCACTCCCAGAGCAAGCCATACCAGTGTGAGCAATGTGGCAAAGGCTTTACTCAGCTCTCTTCTTACCAATCCCACCTTCGCACTCACTCTGGTGAGAAGCCCTTTCTCTGTCCACAGTGTGGCAAGATGTTCTCAGACCCTTCCAGTTTTCGCCGGCACCAGAGGGCACATCAGGGATTTAAACCTTACCCATGTGACAAGTGTACCAAGAGATTTCGACAGCCAGCTGATCTAGCCGTGCACCAACGTGTGCATTCGGGTCAAAGACCATACAAATGCCAAAATTGCGACAAGGCCTTCGTTGCATCTTGGGATCTGCGTCGGCACATGCTGGTGCACACCGGCCTTCGACCGTTCTCCTGCACCGATTGTGGCAAGTCCTTTGCAGAGCGTTCCAGTCTCAACAAGCACAGGAGGGTGCATTCTGGAGAGCGGCCATTCAAGTGCCAGATGTGTTTCAAGTCATTTGTCATGTCATCCAGTCTGCGTAAGCACGAAAGGACCCACTTACCTGAGAGACCTGTCCGACAAGAACAGCCCACTGAATCCGAGCAAGTCTTTCCCCAAAACACCAGACCACAATTCTCTTGTGTTCACTGTGAAATGATCATTTTTGGGACATGGGAAGAGGTACAGGCCCACACCAGCCTCCATGCAATCTCTCCTCCATCAGATTCAACAAATATTCGCACTGGCCCGTTTATTTGCGAGACATGCCAGGCTGAGTTCCCTCAGTTATCTGAACTCCAGGCACATGAGAAGGTACACCCCAAGCCACGACCACATATATGTGACAGCTGTGGCAAAGGTTTCTTGAACAAAGCTGGATTACGTAAGCATCAGCGCATCCACTCCAACAGTCGCCCACACTGCTGTGCAGTCTGTGGTAAGTCTTTCCTCTTTGCTGCTTACCTCCGCAAACATCTGCGTACACACCGAGACAATCAGTCATCATCTCCCCTGCCACAGACAGATGTAACCCACACACAGCCATTGCCGTCCCCATCGAGTGCATCCTCCCCAGTAAAATCGGAGCCCGCTGCGATTTCTCTAACTGTGCCCGTCATTGTACCAGCGACAGCGTTCCAGACATTGTCAGGCCATGTGTACATAAACAAAGAAGAGGACATTTGA
- the LOC108273679 gene encoding gap junction beta-3 protein translates to MAAIVTGLIPILRTAVDTTTTYKGRTMWFGFLCIRLVTLFVAEMPWFKLNSDFSCTITRDSVCTRTCFNQHFDKPVVMVWNYIFILLILSVLIMELFTTHIHSVFEKRTREKNESLGELKSASDPVNNTTAMMILDMHGSRNTVLFYLFSIMLRILVEFWFVYVLLYWNLSKLNQGVFICKSYDTGCPDQECLVSGTAEKRMSIYALVSVSVVGIISNSVFCIHLIGHYLL, encoded by the coding sequence ATGGCAGCAATTGTTACTGGTCTGATCCCCATCCTCCGCACTGCAGTGgacaccaccaccacctacAAAGGTCGTACCATGTGGTTCGGCTTTCTTTGTATTCGCCTCGTGACGCTTTTTGTTGCTGAAATGCCTTGGTTTAAACTGAATTCAGACTTCAGCTGCACCATCACAAGGGACAGCGTGTGCACTAGAACCTGCTTCAACCAACACTTTGATAAACCTGTGGTAATGGTTTGGAACTATATTTTCATCCTCCTCATTCTGTCGGTCCTGATCATGGAGCTTTTCACTACCCACATACACTCAGTTTTTGAGAAGCGCACCAGAGAGAAGAACGAATCTCTGGGCGAGCTGAAAAGTGCAAGTGACCCCGTCAATAACACAACTGCGATGATGATTTTAGACATGCACGGAAGCAGGAACACTGTGCTCTTCTACCTGTTCAGCATTATGCTGCGGATTTTGGTGGAGTTTTGGTTTGTGTATGTTCTGCTTTATTGGAACTTGTCTAAACTAAACCAAGGGGTGTTCATATGTAAGAGTTATGACACTGGATGTCCAGATCAAGAGTGTTTGGTGAGTGGCACTGCTGAGAAACGCATGTCTATCTATGCTCTAGTGTCCGTTTCTGTCGTGGGTATCATCAGCAATTCTGTGTTCTGTATCCACTTGATTGGCCACTACCTCTTGTAG